A genome region from Fusobacterium simiae includes the following:
- a CDS encoding IclR family transcriptional regulator, giving the protein MNYHNPTLRVLNILEALASNSNGLTLTEIAEAINSPKSTIFPIIQTMVDRKFIFFNKNSYTYTIGINTFCIGASYTNNMNALTFIKSEMEYIVKKTDEICQLGILEGGDVLYIAKVDSNNPIRILSSVGKKIPAYCTALGKSLISNLNLDEIKLLYPNGLKAFTKNTVTDFDILYDELVEIKSTSIATEHGEINPDLNCVSVPLKNGDLIVASISITVPTFRLNEKKLNIIKEALIDAKSKIELFFKENNINDSQLILV; this is encoded by the coding sequence ATGAATTATCACAATCCTACTCTTAGAGTATTAAATATATTAGAAGCTCTTGCTTCAAATTCTAATGGATTAACTTTAACTGAAATTGCAGAAGCTATAAACTCACCAAAAAGTACTATTTTTCCAATAATTCAAACAATGGTTGACAGAAAATTTATTTTTTTTAATAAAAATTCTTATACTTATACTATTGGTATTAATACCTTTTGTATTGGAGCTTCTTATACAAATAATATGAATGCTTTAACCTTTATAAAGTCGGAAATGGAATATATTGTAAAAAAGACAGATGAAATTTGTCAACTAGGAATTTTAGAAGGAGGGGATGTCTTATACATAGCAAAAGTTGACTCAAATAATCCTATCCGAATCTTATCTTCTGTTGGTAAAAAAATTCCTGCTTATTGTACTGCTTTAGGGAAATCTTTAATTTCAAACTTAAATTTAGATGAAATTAAATTATTGTATCCAAATGGTTTAAAGGCTTTTACCAAAAATACAGTTACAGATTTTGATATCCTTTATGATGAACTTGTTGAAATTAAAAGTACATCTATTGCTACTGAACATGGAGAAATTAATCCTGATTTAAATTGTGTTAGTGTCCCCTTAAAGAATGGTGATTTAATTGTTGCTTCTATAAGTATAACTGTTCCAACTTTTAGATTAAATGAAAAAAAATTGAATATTATAAAAGAAGCTTTAATAGATGCTAAATCAAAAATTGAACTTTTTTTTAAAGAAAACAATATCAATGATTCACAATTAATATTAGTATAA